Within the Flavobacteriales bacterium genome, the region TGCTCGCGAAGGTCCTTAACCTGTCCGTAAGAAGTACCGTCGATCACCAGGTCGGAGCCTTTCACAACACCCAGTTTGCGTACCGGGATACCGGCCGACTGACATGCCTTCATCAGTTCTTCTTCCTTCTCGGGAGATACGGAAACCACCACGCGGCTTTGTGCTTCACCGAAGAGGTAGGCATCTTTCCGGAAGGCAGGATCGGTGGTTACATCAAACCCGAGGGACTTCACCATGGAAGCTTCCGCCAGTGTGATGAACAGGCCGCCGTCGGAACAATCGTGCGCCGAGCGAACGAGTCCTTTGCGGATCATGTCCAGCAGTCCTTTCTGAAGTGCATGCTCCTTGTCGAGATCAAAGTGGGGTGCGGGTGACAGTTTTACCTTGTGCCATGCATACAGGTATTCGGAACAATTGATATCGTTCACGGCTTCACCCAGCAGGCAGATCACATCTCCTTCGGCCTGGAACCCAAGCGGTGTTTGGTGTTTTTTGCTTTTCACAATACCCATCATGCCGATGGTGGGGGTAGGGAACACAGCTTCCACTTTACCTCCGCGGTTGCTTTGGTTGTAGAAGCTCACGTTGCCGCCGGTCACCGGGGTCTCGAATTTCTCACAGGCTTTTCCCATGCCTTTGATGGCACCTACGAACTGCCAGTATACCTCGGGTACGTAGGGGTTGCCAAAGTTGAGGCAGTTGGTGATGGCACTGGGTTCGCCGCCCGAGCATACGATGTTACGGGCTGCTTCAGCCACGGCGATGGCGCATCCGGTTTCGGGGTCAGCGTATACGTACCTGCTGTTGCAATCCACAGTTAATGCCAGCGCCTTGTCGTGTCCTTTTAGGTTGACCACGGCGGCATCAGACGGATTGTTGGTGCTCATGTTCACGGTGCCCACCATGCTATCGTACTGGCGGTACACCATGCGGCGTGAAGCGATGTTGGGGTGTTGCAGGAGGAAGGAAGCCACAGCCTTCAGGTCAGTGGGTTCTTCGATCTGATCGATATGGAATTTCTTGCTTTCAGCGAAGTAGGCTGGTTCGCGGTATTCCCTTTGGTATACAGGGGCGCCACCACCGAGCACGAGGTCTTCGGCTGGCACGTCGGCTACCAGTTCTCCATCCATGTAGTATTTGAGGCGGCCGTCTCCGGTCACTTCACCAATCGGTGTGCAATTCAGGTCCCACTTGTCGAATACAGCCTGAACCTTGTCTTCCATGCCTTTTTTTACCACGATCAGCATGCGTTCCTGTGATTCGGAGAGCAGGATTTCGAAGGGTTTCATGTGGGCCTGGCGGGTAGGCACCTTGTCGAGATGGATGACCATGCCGTGTTCGCCTTTGGCCGACATTTCGGAAGTGGAGCAGGTGATGCCGGCTGCACCCATGTCTTGCATACCCACAACGCCGCCGGTTTGGATCACTTCCAGGCTGGCTTCCAGCAACAGTTTTTCCTGGAAGGGATCGCCGACCTGAACGGCAGGAATTTTTTCGGTGGATGCTTCGGTGATGTCTTCGGAGGCGAAGGTGGCGCCGTGGATGCCGTCTTTACCGGTTGCGGAACCCACGATGAATACGGGGTTACCCACACCTTCGGAGATGGCCGATACGGTGTTGTTCACTTCCACGATACCGGCCGACATGGCATTCACGAGGGGGTTGGTGTTGTAGCAATCGTCGAAATACACTTCACCGGCCACGGTTGGAATACCGAAGGAATTGCCATAATCTCCGATGCCTTTCACCACGCCTTTCACCAGCCACTTGGTGCGGTCGAGGTCGGGGTTTCCGAAACGCAGGGAGTTCAGCTGGGCAATGGGGCGTGCGCCCATGGTGAAAATATCGCGGTTGATACCGCCTACGCCTGTGGCTGCACCCTGGTAGGGTTCAATGGCGGAGGGGTGGTTGTGGGATTCGATTTTGAACGCGCATGCAAGTCCGTCGCCGATGTCCACCAACCCGGCATTTTCTTCTCCCGCTTCGGCCAGCATATGCGGACCTGATTTGGGTAGCGTCTTCAGCCAAACGATGGAATTCTTGTAGGAACAGTGTTCCGACCACATCACCGAGAAAATGCTCAGTTCGGTGAAATTGGGTTCGCGTCCGAGGATTTCACGGATGCGTTCGTATTCTTCTTCAAGAAGGCCCAGTTTCTTGGCGATGTCCAATCCGGCCTCTGCTTTCTCGGTGGTGTTTTCCATGGTCTTGAAATGAGTGGCAAAGGTAAGGAATAACTGCATACAGCAACAGCAAGAGCATACAGCAATCACTGAAGCTTTATCATTTACACCGATCCATGAAATGCCGTTAAGATTCAGTTTGGAAGAAATCACTGTATGCTGTTGCTGTATGCTCTTGCTGTATGCTCTTGCTGTTTCCCCTATCTTCGTATCCGATGCTGAAACTTGCCAGGCATAACGAAGCAGCGGAAGTATTCTTTTCCGAACAGGGAGAGGGAAAGTCCGTGGGACGCCCTTCCGTGTTTGTGCGTTTGTCGCGCTGCAACCTGTATTGTTTCTGGTGTGATACCGATTACACCTGGAACTGGAAAGGAACCCGCTATCCGCATGTGAGGGATTCGGCGGTAGGTAGCAAATTCGATAAGGCTGAGGAGACGGTACTGATGGATGCCGATGCCCTCACGGAACTGGTTCGACGCTTCCCTTGTCACCACCTGGTGATCACGGGTGGTGAACCGTTGGTGCAGATGAAGGACCTGGCAACCTGGTTGACGGAGTTGAAGGCATCATTCCCGGAGTACCACGTAGAATTTGAGACCAATGGCACCCTCACGCCTTCTGTGGAACTGGATGCTGTGGCTGATCAGTACAATGTGTCGGTCAAGCTGAGCAATTCGAGGGTAAAGGAATCGGAGCGCATCCGTCCGGAAGCCATCCGGTTTTTTGTGGCATCACCCAAATCCAACTTCAAGTTCGTGTTGGATAACAACCGGGACCTGGAGGAAGTACAGTCCCTGCAAGCCACATTCAACATCGCCCCTGAGCGCATTTACCTGATGCCCCAGGGCACAACGCCAGGCGAACTCAATGAAAGAATGCCGTGGATACAAGCATTGTGCGAACAGCACGGTTACCAACCCAGCGACCGGTTGCACATTCATAAGTACGGGAGCAGGAGGGGGGTTTGAAGAATTAGGAATTAGGAATTAGAAATTAGGAATAATGAGGGCAAACAGCGTATCGGCAAATGAAGGCAATACCGGGCGAATGCAAAATTAAACAAGAGCATAATCGCATATCAACGGCCTCATCGTAAGACAAGCGCCTAATCCTTAATTTCTAATTTCTAATTCCTAATTCCTAATTCTTCCCCAGGTATTCCTCCGTCGTATAGATCTTATGCACCTTGATCTTTTTGTGGGCCCCGATCACGAATTCGCTGAGGCCGATGTGCGTGGGGTTGTTCGGACTCCAGTCGTAGGTATATCCCAGTTGGCTCCACGGGTATTGGTTGTATAGTTCACACTGGTAGTAACGGCTGATCCGGTTTTCGTTGATCCAGAACTTGTGCGCCTCGCTGACGTCTTTGGGAAAACAGGTCTCGCAGACACTGTCGTTCACTTCCGGGTCCGGGCAGGGGCGGAAGAGGTCTTCGGGTTTCACCCAGAACTCCACGAAGTAGCTGTAGGTGGCGTTGGGCGGAAGTCCCAGGAGTTGTTTAAGTCGCCGGTCGGGATCGGAGGCATGCTCCTTCTGCATGCGTTCCGACAGTTCAGGTACGGTGGTCACCCAGATCGGGTAGTTGCCGGTGTCGTAGAAGGCAGAGTCGAGATACTTCTCATAATAGGAGACATTCTGTTTCCATGTGGCCACCAGGATATAGGTTTCCCCGTCTTCCGTTTCCCTTACCAGCCCGGTGTTTTCGGGGCGGATGGCAACGAGGTGTGAATCCACCTTCGATGGTTCGGGATAGATGGATGCGGCAACTGCCTGACGGTACAGCATGCTGTCGCCGCTGTGCCGCATGCTGCCGGAAGTTCCGGTTGTGACAGTTTGAGGTGCTTTGCAGGAAACGATGGCAAGCGCCATGCAACCGGCGGCCACCCAACTCAGGGATGTTTTCATAAGGGAAA harbors:
- a CDS encoding 7-carboxy-7-deazaguanine synthase QueE is translated as MKLARHNEAAEVFFSEQGEGKSVGRPSVFVRLSRCNLYCFWCDTDYTWNWKGTRYPHVRDSAVGSKFDKAEETVLMDADALTELVRRFPCHHLVITGGEPLVQMKDLATWLTELKASFPEYHVEFETNGTLTPSVELDAVADQYNVSVKLSNSRVKESERIRPEAIRFFVASPKSNFKFVLDNNRDLEEVQSLQATFNIAPERIYLMPQGTTPGELNERMPWIQALCEQHGYQPSDRLHIHKYGSRRGV
- the purL gene encoding phosphoribosylformylglycinamidine synthase subunit PurL, which gives rise to MENTTEKAEAGLDIAKKLGLLEEEYERIREILGREPNFTELSIFSVMWSEHCSYKNSIVWLKTLPKSGPHMLAEAGEENAGLVDIGDGLACAFKIESHNHPSAIEPYQGAATGVGGINRDIFTMGARPIAQLNSLRFGNPDLDRTKWLVKGVVKGIGDYGNSFGIPTVAGEVYFDDCYNTNPLVNAMSAGIVEVNNTVSAISEGVGNPVFIVGSATGKDGIHGATFASEDITEASTEKIPAVQVGDPFQEKLLLEASLEVIQTGGVVGMQDMGAAGITCSTSEMSAKGEHGMVIHLDKVPTRQAHMKPFEILLSESQERMLIVVKKGMEDKVQAVFDKWDLNCTPIGEVTGDGRLKYYMDGELVADVPAEDLVLGGGAPVYQREYREPAYFAESKKFHIDQIEEPTDLKAVASFLLQHPNIASRRMVYRQYDSMVGTVNMSTNNPSDAAVVNLKGHDKALALTVDCNSRYVYADPETGCAIAVAEAARNIVCSGGEPSAITNCLNFGNPYVPEVYWQFVGAIKGMGKACEKFETPVTGGNVSFYNQSNRGGKVEAVFPTPTIGMMGIVKSKKHQTPLGFQAEGDVICLLGEAVNDINCSEYLYAWHKVKLSPAPHFDLDKEHALQKGLLDMIRKGLVRSAHDCSDGGLFITLAEASMVKSLGFDVTTDPAFRKDAYLFGEAQSRVVVSVSPEKEEELMKACQSAGIPVRKLGVVKGSDLVIDGTSYGQVKDLREQYDTALEKRLS